A single Branchiostoma floridae strain S238N-H82 chromosome 11, Bfl_VNyyK, whole genome shotgun sequence DNA region contains:
- the LOC118426582 gene encoding peroxiredoxin-like 2A → MLETMGWVVNAVGVAVVGMVAVNLNFWLPKHIPAQLVHIADAALEELDGNKKKLQAQELWKNHGAVIMAVRRPGUQLCREEALGLSSLKPQLDRAGVPLYAVVHERKGVPEFQPYFQGKVFLDLERRFYGPHERWMSLAGLLRVNFWLNIRRVMEKKVEGNYEGEGRLLGGVFVVGSGNQGILMQHAEQEFGHHANLTDIMKAVGEIQHINAKSKI, encoded by the exons ATGCTGGAGACAATGGGGTGGGTGGTGAATGCAGTAGGCGTGGCCGTGGTGGGCATGGTGGCGGTCAACCTCAACTTCTGGCTACCCAAACACATCCCAGCGCAGCTCGTACATATCGCAG ATGCTGCTCTAGAAGAGTTGGATGGTAATAAGAAGAAGCTGCAGGCACAAGAACTGTGGAAAAACCATGGTGCCGTCATCATGGCGGTGCGCAGGCCTGGATGACAGCTGTGCAGAGAG GAGGCCCTAGGGCTGTCCTCTCTGAAGCCCCAGCTGGACCGGGCTGGTGTCCCCCTCTATGCTGTTGTCCATGAGAGGAAGGGAGTGCCAGAGTTCCAGCCTTACTTCCAGGGGAAGGTCTTCCTGGATCTTGAG AGAAGATTCTACGGCCCCCATGAGCGATGGATGTCACTCGCTGGTCTCCTGAGGGTCAACTTCTGGCTCAACATCCGCCGGGTTATGGAGAAGAAAGTGGAGGGCAACTACGAAGGGGAGGGGCGGTTGCTAGGCGGGGTCTTCGTCGTCGGGAGCGGTAACCAGGGCATCCTCATGCAGCATGCCGAGCAGGAGTTCGGTCACCATGCCAACCTAACTGACATCATGAAGGCTGTGGGGGAAATTCAGCACATCAATGCAAAGAGCAAAATTTag